One Thalassospira marina DNA window includes the following coding sequences:
- a CDS encoding (Fe-S)-binding protein: protein MSSAPSSPSSKPRVGLFVTCLVDMFRPTVGFSAVKLLEEAGCIVDVPMEQVCCGQPAFNSGDLESARKVAKPLIAMFENHDYVVAPSGSCAGMMIKHFPELFANDPELAEPVKALAGKTWELVSFLTDVMKLDGVAAAFDGSITYHDSCSGLRELKVKEQPRKLLRTVKGLEIKELQEPETCCGFGGTFCVKYPEISGKMVGDKTTDIKNSGADMLVAGDMGCLLNMAGKLRREGSDIEVRHVAEVLADMTMAAPGIAGTEKG, encoded by the coding sequence ATGTCTTCTGCGCCATCGTCGCCATCATCCAAGCCACGGGTGGGCCTGTTTGTGACCTGTTTGGTCGACATGTTTCGCCCCACTGTGGGGTTTTCGGCGGTGAAACTGCTTGAAGAAGCAGGCTGTATTGTTGATGTGCCGATGGAGCAGGTATGCTGCGGCCAGCCGGCCTTCAATTCCGGTGATCTGGAATCGGCGCGCAAGGTGGCAAAGCCCCTGATTGCGATGTTTGAAAACCATGATTACGTGGTCGCCCCCAGCGGTTCCTGTGCGGGCATGATGATCAAGCATTTTCCCGAACTGTTTGCCAATGACCCGGAACTGGCTGAGCCGGTAAAGGCATTGGCAGGCAAAACCTGGGAACTGGTTTCGTTTTTAACCGATGTGATGAAGCTTGATGGCGTTGCCGCCGCCTTTGATGGCAGCATTACCTATCATGATAGCTGTTCGGGCCTGCGGGAACTGAAGGTCAAGGAACAGCCGCGCAAATTGCTGCGCACTGTTAAGGGCCTTGAGATCAAGGAATTGCAGGAACCCGAAACCTGCTGTGGGTTTGGCGGGACATTCTGTGTCAAATACCCGGAAATTTCCGGCAAGATGGTGGGTGACAAGACCACGGATATTAAAAACAGCGGTGCTGACATGCTGGTGGCGGGCGATATGGGCTGCCTTTTGAATATGGCAGGCAAGCTGCGCCGTGAAGGATCGGATATCGAAGTTCGCCATGTTGCTGAGGTTCTGGCGGACATGACAATGGCTGCCCCGGGCATTGCCGGTACGGAAAAGGGCTAG
- a CDS encoding LutB/LldF family L-lactate oxidation iron-sulfur protein, producing MEQSTSPKFKQNAHHALHDASLQRALGRLKTGFKDKRTAAIANMPEFEQLRDTARDIKNHTLANLDHYLSAFEANVIANGGHVHWCADAEEARQTVLKICQDKKAKSVLKGKSMISEEIGLNAFLEKQDLKVVETDLGEYIIQLRNEPPSHIIAPAIHVHKEQVADSFRETHKGRDINRPLDEPRDLLDEAREVMREHFFAADIGITGANFLIAETGTSVIVTNEGNGDLTQTLSKVHIAIASLEKVVPTLEDASTILRVLARSATGQEMSSYTTFSTGPKRDGDLDGPEEYHVILLDNGRSNMLGTEFQEMLRCIRCAACMNHCPVYGAVGGHAYGWVYPGPMGSVLTPSLIGVDEAGHLPNASTFCGKCEEVCPMRIPLPKMMRHWREREFEKHLGPQSMRFGIRLWAWFASRPALYGKATGLAVRVLKSMAGRSQKIGKLPLAGGWTDIRDMPAPEGKTFKQLWAEQQAAKKA from the coding sequence ATGGAACAGTCAACATCGCCGAAATTCAAACAGAATGCCCATCACGCCCTGCATGATGCCAGCCTGCAGCGTGCCCTTGGCCGTCTTAAAACCGGTTTCAAGGATAAACGCACCGCTGCCATCGCCAATATGCCGGAATTTGAGCAGCTTCGTGATACCGCGCGCGACATCAAAAACCATACCCTGGCCAATCTTGACCATTATCTGAGCGCGTTTGAAGCCAATGTCATTGCCAATGGCGGGCATGTGCACTGGTGCGCGGATGCCGAGGAAGCCCGGCAAACGGTTTTGAAGATTTGCCAGGATAAAAAGGCCAAATCGGTGCTGAAGGGCAAATCGATGATTTCGGAAGAAATCGGCCTGAATGCCTTTTTGGAAAAACAGGATCTGAAGGTCGTTGAAACCGACCTTGGTGAATATATCATCCAGTTGCGCAATGAACCGCCCAGCCACATCATTGCTCCGGCCATCCATGTTCATAAGGAACAGGTGGCAGACAGTTTCCGTGAAACCCATAAGGGGCGCGATATTAACCGCCCGCTTGATGAACCGCGCGATTTGCTGGATGAAGCCCGCGAAGTGATGCGTGAGCATTTCTTTGCTGCCGATATCGGCATTACCGGCGCCAATTTTCTGATTGCGGAAACGGGAACGTCGGTGATTGTCACCAATGAAGGCAATGGCGACCTGACCCAGACCCTCTCGAAGGTGCATATTGCCATTGCCAGCCTGGAAAAGGTGGTGCCCACCCTTGAGGATGCATCAACCATTCTGCGGGTTCTGGCGCGGTCGGCAACCGGGCAGGAAATGTCGTCCTATACGACTTTTTCCACCGGGCCAAAGCGCGATGGCGACCTGGATGGGCCGGAAGAATATCATGTCATTTTGCTTGATAATGGCCGGTCCAATATGTTGGGCACCGAATTTCAGGAAATGTTGCGCTGTATTCGCTGTGCGGCCTGTATGAACCATTGCCCGGTTTACGGGGCGGTGGGCGGCCATGCCTATGGCTGGGTTTATCCGGGGCCGATGGGGTCAGTTTTGACGCCATCGCTGATTGGTGTGGATGAAGCCGGGCATTTGCCCAATGCATCAACTTTTTGCGGGAAATGCGAGGAAGTCTGCCCGATGCGTATTCCCCTGCCAAAAATGATGCGTCACTGGCGCGAACGCGAATTTGAAAAACATCTGGGGCCGCAATCCATGCGGTTTGGCATCCGTTTATGGGCCTGGTTTGCCAGCCGACCGGCACTGTATGGCAAGGCAACAGGTTTGGCCGTACGGGTGTTGAAATCCATGGCCGGGCGCAGCCAGAAGATTGGTAAATTGCCGCTTGCAGGCGGCTGGACCGACATTCGCGATATGCCAGCCCCCGAGGGCAAAACCTTCAAACAGCTTTGGGCGGAACAGCAAGCCGCAAAAAAAGCCTGA
- a CDS encoding methylated-DNA--[protein]-cysteine S-methyltransferase: MPQISINSPVGALTIFEFDDEIVSLDWGFVEDMETSPVLEEAKSQINAYFARKLTRFDLPLSPGGTPFQAAVWAAMCEIPLGQTATYQDLARAAGSPKGFRAVGMACGKNPIPILIPCHRVLASGGKPGGYSGDGGLETKEMLLKLEGVDLYKPKADQRQDAFDL; this comes from the coding sequence ATGCCGCAAATTTCGATCAACAGCCCTGTTGGCGCCCTGACAATTTTCGAATTTGATGATGAAATCGTCTCGCTGGATTGGGGTTTCGTGGAAGATATGGAAACCAGCCCGGTGCTGGAAGAAGCCAAATCGCAGATCAATGCCTATTTCGCCCGCAAGCTCACGCGTTTTGACCTGCCCCTATCCCCTGGCGGAACACCCTTTCAGGCGGCCGTTTGGGCGGCAATGTGCGAAATTCCGCTGGGCCAAACAGCCACCTATCAGGACCTGGCCCGTGCGGCAGGATCACCCAAGGGATTTCGCGCCGTTGGCATGGCCTGCGGCAAAAACCCGATTCCCATCCTGATCCCCTGCCATCGTGTTTTGGCAAGCGGCGGTAAACCGGGCGGATATTCCGGTGATGGTGGCTTGGAAACCAAGGAAATGCTGCTCAAGCTTGAAGGGGTTGATCTTTACAAACCAAAAGCTGATCAGCGGCAGGATGCCTTTGACCTTTGA
- a CDS encoding HD domain-containing protein, with translation MQLLLKSVDFAARAHRDQRRKGPAQEPYINHPIEVARLIVECEPDTPEDVLCAAILHDVIEDCGASRDEIAACFNENIADIVLEVSDDKALPRDDRKAKQIEMAPHLSNSAKLVRLADKIANVGAMLTDTPIGWDRAQILRYVDWAEAVVAPCRIVSTGLSERFDAISRDVRAWHEAEMQAAEG, from the coding sequence ATGCAGCTTCTTTTAAAATCCGTCGACTTTGCCGCCCGTGCCCATCGCGATCAGCGCCGTAAAGGCCCGGCACAGGAACCCTATATCAACCATCCGATTGAGGTTGCCCGCCTGATTGTTGAATGCGAGCCTGACACCCCCGAAGACGTGTTATGTGCCGCAATTTTGCATGATGTGATTGAGGATTGTGGTGCCAGCCGCGACGAAATAGCTGCCTGTTTTAACGAAAACATTGCCGATATCGTCCTGGAAGTCAGTGATGACAAGGCATTACCGCGTGATGACCGTAAGGCCAAACAGATCGAAATGGCCCCGCATCTAAGCAATAGCGCAAAGCTGGTTCGGCTGGCCGACAAAATTGCCAATGTCGGTGCGATGCTGACCGATACGCCAATTGGCTGGGACCGTGCCCAGATTTTACGTTACGTTGATTGGGCTGAAGCCGTGGTTGCCCCGTGCCGTATCGTCAGCACCGGGCTGAGCGAGCGTTTTGATGCCATTTCACGCGATGTCAGGGCGTGGCACGAGGCCGAAATGCAGGCGGCTGAAGGCTGA
- a CDS encoding Smr/MutS family protein: MTDRKNHRRRRNVTESEKALWDAFTRDVMPLRARRKGLRDEFDNALEEELAMVASQNSSDTAIPPTASLGDEIARSEANRLARNLPSARDANRTPAPKNPGLQDIKTGNTAGIDRSTADRFKKGRMPIEGRIDLHGMTQEVAHHALNAFIEKAWRNDKRCVLVITGKGSRADEYGRTGLLRQRLPQWLSAPRLRPHILAVTQAQIGHGGAGAFYVLLKRRRV; the protein is encoded by the coding sequence ATGACAGATCGTAAGAACCATCGCCGTCGCCGCAATGTGACAGAATCGGAGAAAGCCCTGTGGGATGCTTTCACCCGTGATGTCATGCCTTTGCGCGCGCGTCGCAAAGGTTTGCGCGATGAGTTTGATAATGCGCTGGAAGAAGAACTGGCGATGGTTGCCAGCCAGAACAGCAGTGATACCGCCATTCCGCCAACCGCGTCGCTGGGCGATGAAATTGCGCGTTCAGAAGCAAACAGGCTGGCACGTAATCTTCCCTCGGCCAGGGATGCCAACCGCACGCCAGCGCCGAAAAACCCCGGTTTGCAGGATATTAAAACCGGGAATACTGCCGGTATTGATCGGTCAACGGCGGACCGGTTTAAAAAGGGCCGTATGCCCATTGAAGGGCGGATCGATTTGCATGGCATGACCCAGGAAGTGGCCCATCATGCCCTGAATGCCTTTATCGAAAAGGCCTGGCGCAATGATAAACGCTGTGTATTGGTCATTACGGGCAAGGGTAGCCGTGCCGATGAATATGGCCGCACCGGCCTTTTGCGCCAGCGATTGCCACAATGGCTGAGTGCGCCACGGCTGCGCCCGCATATACTGGCTGTTACCCAGGCGCAAATCGGCCATGGTGGCGCCGGGGCCTTTTATGTTTTGTTGAAACGGAGACGTGTGTGA
- the dnaQ gene encoding DNA polymerase III subunit epsilon produces the protein MREIVLDTETTGLDPYADHRLVEIGCIELVNHMPTGKQYHQYINPQRSMPKEAFDVHGLGDEFLAKQPVFAEVVDDFLAFIGTDSKLVIHNAAFDMKFLNAELGWLNKPLIANDRAIDTVQIARKKFPGSPVSLDALCRRFKIDNSNRTLHGALLDSDLLALVYLELLGGRQHGLGLDANASDAAGGDVSRQVSRSAKPYREPRPHMAKPEEVTRHQAYISEKIKDAVWLK, from the coding sequence ATGCGTGAAATCGTTCTCGATACGGAAACCACTGGCCTTGACCCCTATGCCGACCATCGGCTGGTTGAAATCGGCTGTATCGAACTGGTCAATCACATGCCGACCGGCAAGCAGTATCATCAATATATCAATCCGCAGCGGTCGATGCCCAAAGAGGCCTTTGACGTGCACGGCCTGGGTGATGAATTTCTGGCAAAACAGCCGGTCTTTGCCGAAGTGGTCGATGATTTCCTGGCTTTTATTGGAACTGATTCCAAGCTGGTGATTCACAATGCCGCGTTCGATATGAAATTTTTGAACGCGGAACTGGGCTGGCTTAACAAACCATTGATCGCCAATGACCGTGCGATTGATACGGTGCAGATAGCGCGCAAAAAATTTCCCGGATCACCGGTAAGTCTTGATGCCCTGTGCCGCCGTTTTAAAATTGATAACTCGAACCGTACGCTGCACGGCGCGCTTTTGGATTCCGACCTTCTGGCACTGGTCTATCTGGAGCTTTTGGGCGGGCGTCAGCATGGTTTGGGACTGGATGCCAATGCATCGGATGCTGCCGGTGGTGACGTTTCCCGGCAGGTCAGCAGATCGGCAAAGCCCTATCGCGAGCCACGGCCGCATATGGCAAAGCCCGAAGAAGTCACACGTCACCAGGCCTATATTTCAGAAAAAATAAAAGATGCTGTCTGGTTGAAATAG
- the rho gene encoding transcription termination factor Rho — translation MHLQELKLKSPTELLALSEELEIENASTLRKQELMFAILKQLAENDHAIYGEGVLEVLPDGFGFLRSPEANYLAGPDDIYVSPSQVRRFGLRTGDTVEGQIRSPKEGERYFALLKVDKVNFDAPEKVRHRINFDNLTPLYPDESLKMERHLDQEGNKDITNRVIELVSPLGKGQRALIVAPPRTGKTVMLQNIAHAIEENHPEAYLIVLLIDERPEEVTDMDRSVKGEVISSTFDEPAQRHVQVTEMVLEKAKRLVEHKHDVVILLDSITRLARAYNTVVPSSGKVLTGGVDANALQRPKRFFGAARNIEEGGSLTIIATALIDTGSRMDEVIFEEFKGTGNSELILDRKLADKRIFPAIDILKSGTRKEELLVGKNELSKMWVLRRILNPMGPQDAMEFLLGKLKTTKNNDDFFDSMNG, via the coding sequence ATGCATCTCCAGGAACTGAAACTTAAATCTCCGACCGAGCTTCTGGCCCTTTCGGAAGAGCTCGAAATTGAAAATGCCAGCACCTTGCGCAAGCAGGAGCTGATGTTTGCCATTCTCAAGCAGCTTGCAGAAAACGATCATGCCATTTACGGCGAGGGTGTTCTGGAAGTGCTGCCGGACGGTTTCGGCTTTTTGCGCAGCCCGGAAGCCAACTATCTGGCTGGTCCGGATGATATTTATGTCTCGCCAAGCCAGGTTCGCCGGTTTGGTCTGCGTACCGGTGACACTGTTGAAGGGCAAATCCGTTCACCCAAGGAAGGGGAACGTTATTTCGCGCTGCTCAAGGTCGACAAGGTCAACTTTGATGCGCCGGAAAAAGTCCGTCATCGCATCAACTTTGACAACCTGACGCCGCTTTATCCGGATGAATCCCTGAAAATGGAACGTCATCTGGACCAGGAAGGCAACAAGGACATCACCAACCGGGTGATCGAACTTGTATCGCCGCTGGGTAAAGGTCAGCGTGCCCTGATCGTCGCGCCGCCGCGCACCGGTAAAACCGTGATGCTGCAGAATATCGCGCATGCGATCGAGGAAAACCACCCGGAAGCCTATCTGATCGTTCTGCTGATTGACGAACGCCCGGAAGAAGTGACCGACATGGACCGTTCGGTGAAGGGCGAGGTTATCAGCTCGACCTTTGACGAACCGGCACAGCGTCACGTCCAGGTTACGGAAATGGTTCTGGAAAAGGCCAAACGTCTGGTCGAACACAAGCATGATGTTGTCATCCTGCTCGACTCGATCACCCGTCTGGCGCGTGCATACAACACCGTGGTCCCAAGCTCGGGCAAGGTTTTGACCGGTGGTGTCGATGCAAACGCCCTGCAACGTCCGAAACGTTTCTTTGGTGCTGCGCGTAACATCGAAGAAGGTGGCTCGCTTACCATTATTGCGACCGCGCTGATCGATACCGGCTCGCGTATGGACGAAGTCATCTTTGAAGAATTCAAGGGTACGGGTAACTCCGAACTTATCCTGGATCGTAAGCTGGCTGACAAACGTATCTTCCCGGCGATCGATATTCTTAAATCGGGTACCCGTAAGGAAGAGTTGCTGGTTGGCAAAAACGAGCTGTCGAAAATGTGGGTACTGCGCCGTATCCTCAACCCGATGGGCCCGCAGGACGCGATGGAATTCCTGCTTGGCAAGCTCAAGACCACCAAAAACAACGACGACTTTTTCGATTCCATGAATGGATGA
- a CDS encoding substrate-binding periplasmic protein — MGQKKRGFFCLTGWTGTVLLLLVSLTGQGLAQTENPAAKAVKSSPQMMPYVLHQSFPRNAGEGRPEQLFFDELARALFKDAGLSFSEQDQQPWKRAYQETLYGPRHVIYPTTRTTDRENDLKWAGPISRTFWNLYGRKDAGWTDQKLADIFASARIGVAMGSAREDYLRKRGAKNIVSVPRDDQLFAMLQAERIDVVAMGAASVDFFSNDPENQGIELGRLASYRVCYLYFALSKDSANGDVAKLQNSLEAFYQDGRFLAMRRDFDLSADPDSEFIQALADPKNRDIGCVDIE; from the coding sequence ATGGGTCAGAAAAAGCGGGGTTTTTTCTGCCTGACAGGATGGACAGGCACAGTCCTTTTATTGCTGGTTTCCCTGACGGGACAGGGGCTGGCACAAACAGAGAACCCGGCAGCAAAAGCGGTAAAATCATCACCGCAGATGATGCCTTATGTTCTGCATCAAAGCTTTCCGCGCAATGCCGGGGAAGGAAGGCCGGAACAACTGTTTTTTGATGAGTTGGCCCGCGCGCTTTTTAAAGATGCAGGGCTTAGCTTTAGTGAACAGGACCAGCAGCCCTGGAAGCGTGCCTATCAGGAAACCCTGTATGGGCCGCGCCATGTGATTTACCCGACCACCCGGACCACCGACCGCGAAAATGATTTGAAATGGGCCGGGCCGATCAGCCGGACCTTCTGGAATTTATATGGTCGCAAGGATGCTGGCTGGACTGATCAGAAGCTGGCGGACATATTTGCATCGGCGCGCATCGGTGTCGCCATGGGATCAGCCCGCGAGGATTATTTGCGCAAACGCGGGGCGAAAAATATAGTCTCGGTTCCGCGTGATGATCAGCTGTTTGCCATGCTGCAGGCGGAACGTATTGATGTTGTCGCCATGGGGGCAGCATCGGTTGATTTTTTCAGCAACGACCCGGAAAACCAGGGGATCGAGCTGGGCCGGCTGGCCAGTTATCGGGTGTGTTACCTTTATTTCGCGCTTAGTAAAGACAGCGCCAATGGCGATGTGGCAAAGCTGCAAAACAGTCTTGAGGCTTTTTACCAGGATGGGCGGTTTCTTGCCATGCGCCGCGATTTTGACCTGAGTGCTGACCCCGATAGTGAATTTATCCAGGCGCTGGCTGATCCCAAAAACCGTGATATTGGTTGCGTTGATATAGAATAG
- the coaE gene encoding dephospho-CoA kinase (Dephospho-CoA kinase (CoaE) performs the final step in coenzyme A biosynthesis.) — protein sequence MEILGLTGSIGMGKSTAAGMFRHLGVPVYDADANAHRLTKPDGAAFADIATLFPDVIVDGKIDRQLLGARVFGDPAALKALEGILHPLIRAARNDFIRNCQRAGFALVVLDIPLLFETDGQKQCDNVAVVSAPAFIQKQRVMRRPGMSPQKFAEILKKQMPDREKRRKADFIIPTGLGRAVTFRVIQSIISELTHRN from the coding sequence ATGGAAATTCTGGGTCTTACCGGGTCTATTGGCATGGGTAAATCAACGGCGGCGGGCATGTTTCGCCATCTTGGTGTGCCGGTTTATGATGCTGATGCAAATGCCCATCGCCTGACGAAGCCTGACGGGGCGGCCTTTGCCGATATTGCTACACTTTTCCCTGATGTGATTGTGGATGGCAAAATTGACCGCCAATTACTGGGCGCGCGGGTTTTTGGTGATCCGGCAGCACTAAAGGCGTTGGAAGGCATTTTGCACCCCCTGATCCGGGCGGCACGAAACGATTTTATCCGCAATTGCCAACGGGCAGGCTTTGCCCTGGTGGTTCTTGATATTCCATTGCTGTTTGAAACCGACGGGCAAAAGCAGTGTGATAATGTTGCGGTGGTATCGGCCCCGGCCTTTATTCAAAAGCAGCGGGTGATGAGACGCCCGGGCATGAGCCCGCAGAAATTTGCCGAAATCCTTAAAAAACAGATGCCTGATCGGGAAAAACGGCGGAAAGCCGATTTTATTATTCCAACCGGGCTTGGACGTGCGGTGACATTTAGAGTCATTCAGTCCATTATCAGCGAACTGACACATCGGAATTAA
- a CDS encoding LutC/YkgG family protein yields the protein MNQSSSSSRNAILGRIRKNLGRDTGPQDAPAEVVARLANPPRNIMPARAQIDHKAQLDLFVKMAEEVAASVSRIDTIDAVPGEVSRYLAEHNQPAVVRLAPDAAITGMDWAKTTLETSSGVAGPQDMVSVTPAFAAVAETGSLMLRSGPDQPYTLNMLPDTHIVVLKTSQVVGTYEEVWGLQRQNQGRGTMPRTFLWVTGPSRTGDIEQTLQLGAHGPRRLHIILVNDDA from the coding sequence ATGAACCAGTCATCATCATCTTCGCGCAATGCCATTTTGGGCCGTATCCGCAAAAATCTGGGCCGTGATACCGGCCCGCAGGATGCCCCGGCCGAGGTCGTGGCCAGGCTTGCCAACCCGCCGCGCAATATCATGCCGGCCCGTGCACAGATTGATCATAAAGCCCAGCTTGATCTGTTTGTTAAAATGGCCGAGGAAGTAGCCGCTTCTGTCAGCCGGATTGACACGATTGACGCCGTACCGGGTGAAGTTTCGCGTTATCTGGCGGAGCATAACCAGCCTGCGGTGGTCCGCCTGGCACCGGATGCGGCAATTACCGGCATGGATTGGGCTAAGACCACGCTTGAAACATCAAGTGGTGTTGCTGGCCCGCAGGATATGGTCAGCGTGACACCCGCCTTTGCGGCGGTGGCTGAAACCGGCAGCCTGATGCTGCGTTCCGGCCCTGATCAGCCCTATACCCTTAATATGCTGCCAGATACCCATATCGTTGTTCTGAAAACCAGCCAGGTTGTGGGAACCTACGAGGAAGTGTGGGGTTTGCAGCGGCAAAATCAGGGGCGCGGCACCATGCCACGGACATTTTTGTGGGTTACCGGCCCGTCACGGACTGGCGATATCGAACAGACCCTGCAATTGGGTGCCCATGGGCCACGGCGTTTGCATATTATTCTGGTCAATGACGACGCGTAA
- a CDS encoding thioredoxin domain-containing protein, whose amino-acid sequence MDLGRNNLGQETSPYLLQHQTNPVHWQPWSPDVLAAAAAANKPILLSVGYAACHWCHVMAHESFEDEGIAALMNDLFVNIKLDREERPDLDALYQNALALLGQQGGWPLTMFLTPKGEPFWGGTYFPKHAKYGRPGFDDVLKSIANIYNSEPENVAHNVKQINSALLRLNTTRSGDVPLPETIDEFGKSCLQMMDLSNGGTKGAPKFPQPALLSFLWRSAIRTQDETLKNTVLLSLDRMAQGGIYDHLGGGFARYSVDDQWLVPHFEKMLYDNAQLIDLLTDAWRITKNPLYVERIEESIGWILREMRVSGGAFAASLDADSEGEEGRFYVWDQAEIRKVLSETDANLFERYYDVSPDGNWEGHNILNRTQSGLSLGDDQTENALANMRQALLAKRDERVRPGWDDKVLTDWNAMTIAALCDAAMVFRRSEWLDYARLAYNFVKRNLGEDDTLLHSYRAGRSQHAGMLEDYAHMIRAALRLFEISGSAAYLRDAENWAEQVEAQFVDPRLGGYFQSSIDSSDLVVRSKPVTDGAVPSGNGIMVQNLAKLYALTGKQTYQTRAETTIACFGGRLRDQFPNMTGLLLGAEMLQNSVQIVILAPFGSEEMYGFRRAVFDQYLPQRAITIIGNDQDLPAEHPAFGKQKIDGKATVYICQNMTCSAPITDLDALKSQLQDIGANQVTN is encoded by the coding sequence CATGAAAGTTTCGAGGATGAGGGCATCGCCGCGCTGATGAACGACCTGTTCGTCAATATCAAGCTCGACCGCGAAGAGCGCCCCGACCTTGATGCGCTTTATCAGAATGCGCTGGCCCTGCTGGGCCAACAGGGCGGCTGGCCCCTGACCATGTTTTTAACCCCGAAGGGCGAGCCTTTCTGGGGCGGCACCTATTTCCCCAAACATGCCAAATATGGCCGGCCGGGTTTTGATGATGTTCTTAAATCGATTGCCAATATCTATAACAGCGAACCCGAAAACGTCGCCCATAACGTAAAGCAGATCAATAGTGCCCTTCTGCGCCTGAATACCACGCGAAGCGGCGATGTGCCCCTGCCCGAAACCATCGATGAATTTGGCAAAAGCTGCCTGCAAATGATGGATTTAAGCAATGGTGGCACCAAGGGCGCTCCAAAATTCCCCCAGCCAGCCCTGCTGTCCTTTCTATGGCGAAGCGCCATCCGCACCCAGGATGAAACCCTGAAAAACACGGTTTTGCTCAGCCTGGATCGCATGGCACAGGGGGGCATTTACGACCATTTGGGCGGCGGTTTTGCGCGCTATAGCGTCGATGACCAGTGGCTGGTGCCGCATTTTGAAAAGATGCTTTATGACAATGCCCAACTGATCGACCTTCTGACTGATGCCTGGCGGATCACGAAAAACCCGCTTTATGTCGAACGGATCGAAGAATCAATCGGCTGGATTTTGCGGGAAATGCGGGTCTCGGGCGGTGCCTTTGCCGCCAGCCTAGACGCCGATAGCGAAGGCGAAGAAGGCCGGTTCTATGTCTGGGATCAGGCAGAAATCCGCAAGGTACTTTCAGAAACGGATGCCAACCTGTTTGAGCGTTATTACGACGTTTCGCCGGATGGCAACTGGGAAGGCCACAATATCCTTAATAGAACGCAATCTGGCCTGTCACTGGGTGATGATCAAACCGAAAATGCCCTTGCCAATATGCGCCAGGCCCTGCTTGCCAAACGGGACGAACGGGTGCGCCCCGGCTGGGATGATAAAGTTCTGACCGATTGGAACGCCATGACCATCGCAGCCCTTTGCGATGCCGCCATGGTTTTTCGTCGTTCCGAATGGCTTGATTACGCCAGACTGGCCTATAACTTCGTCAAACGAAACCTTGGCGAAGATGACACATTGCTGCACAGCTATCGTGCTGGCCGTTCCCAGCATGCAGGCATGCTCGAGGATTATGCCCATATGATCCGCGCGGCATTGCGGCTGTTTGAAATTTCAGGCTCGGCCGCTTATCTGCGTGATGCCGAAAACTGGGCCGAACAGGTTGAAGCCCAATTTGTCGATCCGCGTCTGGGCGGCTATTTCCAATCCTCGATCGACAGCAGCGACCTTGTTGTACGCAGTAAACCGGTAACTGACGGGGCCGTTCCCTCGGGCAATGGCATTATGGTGCAAAACCTGGCAAAGCTTTATGCCCTGACCGGAAAGCAAACCTATCAAACCCGGGCTGAAACCACGATTGCCTGTTTTGGTGGCCGCCTGCGCGACCAGTTCCCGAATATGACGGGGCTGTTGCTGGGCGCTGAAATGCTTCAAAACAGCGTTCAAATCGTCATCCTCGCACCTTTTGGCAGCGAAGAAATGTATGGCTTCCGCCGCGCGGTTTTTGACCAGTATCTGCCGCAGCGCGCAATTACGATCATCGGCAATGACCAGGACCTGCCCGCCGAACATCCGGCCTTTGGCAAACAGAAAATCGATGGCAAAGCCACCGTCTATATCTGCCAGAACATGACCTGCTCTGCCCCGATCACCGATCTTGATGCCCTGAAATCACAGCTTCAGGATATTGGTGCAAATCAGGTGACGAACTGA
- a CDS encoding helix-turn-helix domain-containing protein gives MTPFGNRIRELRTRQNVTLTEMATALQLSPAYLSALEHGHRGRPSPGLVQQICGYFNLIWDEVDEIKRLAQLSHPKVTVDTAGLEPAATELANLLAERIAGLNQDQLTRMLRIVQERG, from the coding sequence GTGACACCTTTTGGCAATCGCATTCGCGAATTGCGAACGCGCCAGAATGTAACCCTGACGGAAATGGCAACCGCGCTGCAGCTTTCGCCGGCCTATCTTTCGGCGTTGGAGCACGGGCATCGTGGTCGGCCGAGCCCGGGCCTGGTCCAGCAGATTTGCGGATATTTTAATTTGATTTGGGACGAAGTCGATGAGATAAAACGACTGGCGCAATTGTCCCATCCCAAGGTGACGGTTGATACCGCCGGTCTGGAACCCGCAGCGACCGAACTTGCCAATCTTTTGGCCGAACGCATTGCGGGATTAAATCAGGATCAATTGACGCGTATGCTGCGGATTGTGCAGGAGCGCGGTTGA